A stretch of Alkalicella caledoniensis DNA encodes these proteins:
- a CDS encoding helix-turn-helix transcriptional regulator: protein MKNRLEEIRKKRALKQDELAEILQVSRQTISSLENGKYNPSIQLAFKIACYFKMSIEEIFIYEGDENGGKGE, encoded by the coding sequence TTGAAGAATCGCTTGGAAGAGATCCGTAAGAAACGAGCTTTAAAGCAGGATGAACTTGCTGAAATATTACAGGTTTCAAGACAGACTATTAGTTCTTTAGAAAACGGGAAGTATAATCCATCTATTCAGCTTGCTTTCAAAATTGCTTGTTACTTTAAGATGAGTATTGAGGAAATATTTATTTATGAGGGGGATGAAAATGGTGGAAAAGGTGAGTAG
- a CDS encoding helix-turn-helix domain-containing protein, with protein sequence MENKSMGEVISEHRKENDMTQAVLAKRLGVTDKAVSKWERNISCPDISTIPKLAEVLGVSVEGLMQGRENSKNGFQQLERRDLKQIFSLFIKCVAISIGVGTFVLNLLGVISSNDAVKLLSLAVICLGLYCFFPEEKEG encoded by the coding sequence ATGGAAAATAAATCTATGGGAGAAGTAATTTCCGAACATAGAAAAGAAAATGATATGACACAAGCAGTACTAGCAAAAAGATTGGGAGTAACAGATAAGGCAGTATCAAAATGGGAACGCAATATTTCCTGTCCTGACATAAGCACTATTCCTAAACTTGCAGAAGTACTTGGTGTATCTGTTGAAGGGTTAATGCAGGGTAGAGAAAATAGTAAAAACGGATTTCAACAGCTTGAAAGACGAGATTTAAAGCAAATATTTTCTCTTTTTATAAAATGCGTAGCTATTTCAATAGGTGTCGGAACTTTTGTTTTGAATCTCTTGGGAGTGATTTCTTCAAATGATGCGGTTAAACTACTTAGTTTGGCAGTTATTTGTTTAGGGTTATATTGCTTTTTTCCAGAAGAAAAAGAAGGCTGA
- a CDS encoding DUF2178 domain-containing protein, which yields MVEKVSRYYRRLFILAIVGYFLGGTVYVLFGGENNGLRFIAAALGSAILMILGELYQFKKDPKLKGEIKILSDDERNHAIQGRAARFTLIITYITLFIIAFIGIVLRSGAISYGAATVTLFLAAVNRVAQFQWNKRM from the coding sequence ATGGTGGAAAAGGTGAGTAGGTATTACAGGAGATTATTTATTCTGGCCATAGTAGGTTACTTCCTAGGAGGTACGGTATATGTGCTTTTCGGAGGAGAAAATAACGGTTTGCGTTTCATAGCAGCAGCTTTAGGTTCAGCCATTTTAATGATATTAGGAGAATTGTATCAGTTTAAGAAGGATCCAAAATTAAAGGGTGAAATTAAGATTCTGTCTGATGATGAGCGTAATCACGCAATTCAAGGTAGGGCAGCAAGGTTTACATTAATAATAACTTACATTACATTATTTATAATTGCGTTCATAGGAATAGTACTTAGAAGCGGAGCTATTTCCTATGGGGCTGCAACAGTAACATTATTTTTAGCAGCAGTGAATAGAGTAGCTCAATTTCAATGGAATAAAAGGATGTAA
- the megL gene encoding methionine gamma-lyase gives MYNNFETKAIHQGNEKNAFGSLTTPIFQTSTFVFDNAEQGGDRFAGRHDGYMYTRLGNPTVRTLEKKLAAMEDGESCVAFSSGMGAISGTLLSFLSSGDHIVADKMLYGCTFSLMAHTFSRFDIEVDFIDCSDINSVIQSIKSNTKVVYFETPANPSMKIVDINKLCIEVHKKKSDCKIVVDNTFATPYITQPLKLGADIVLHSATKYLNGHGDVVAGMAVGKKDVMDQIRSIGLKDITGAVLSPNDAFLILRGLKTLKHRMDAHSYNAQMVAEFLESHEMIENVYYPGLPSNSGYKIAKKQMRKFGGVISFEVKGGFNDAINLINNLHLCTLAVSLGDVETLIQHPGSMTHSAYSKEEIEAAGFSDGLIRLSVGLENYQDIIDDLLHGLSLIRA, from the coding sequence ATGTACAATAATTTTGAAACTAAAGCTATTCATCAGGGTAACGAGAAAAATGCTTTTGGGTCATTAACAACACCAATTTTCCAAACCTCCACATTTGTATTTGATAATGCCGAACAAGGAGGGGATAGATTCGCAGGAAGACATGATGGATATATGTATACTCGTCTTGGGAATCCAACTGTACGTACTCTTGAGAAAAAGCTTGCAGCCATGGAAGATGGCGAATCATGCGTGGCATTTTCTTCAGGTATGGGCGCGATATCAGGAACTCTATTAAGCTTTCTTAGCAGCGGTGATCACATAGTTGCTGATAAAATGTTATACGGCTGTACTTTTTCCCTTATGGCCCATACATTTAGTAGATTTGATATTGAAGTTGACTTTATAGATTGTAGTGATATAAACTCAGTTATTCAATCTATCAAATCTAACACCAAGGTGGTATATTTCGAGACCCCAGCCAATCCAAGTATGAAAATAGTTGATATCAATAAATTATGTATTGAGGTACATAAAAAGAAATCAGACTGTAAAATTGTGGTTGATAATACTTTCGCTACACCATATATTACACAACCGTTAAAATTAGGTGCGGATATCGTTTTGCATTCTGCAACGAAATACCTAAATGGTCATGGCGATGTAGTTGCAGGTATGGCAGTTGGCAAAAAAGATGTAATGGATCAAATTCGTAGTATTGGTCTCAAAGATATCACAGGAGCAGTTTTAAGTCCTAATGATGCTTTTCTAATCCTTAGGGGACTAAAAACTCTAAAACATCGTATGGATGCCCACTCTTACAATGCACAAATGGTTGCTGAATTCCTTGAAAGTCATGAAATGATTGAAAATGTATACTATCCAGGTTTGCCGTCTAATTCAGGATATAAGATTGCAAAAAAACAAATGAGAAAATTTGGTGGTGTAATATCATTTGAAGTTAAAGGTGGGTTCAATGATGCAATAAACCTAATTAATAATCTTCACTTATGTACCCTTGCAGTAAGCTTAGGAGATGTTGAAACATTGATACAGCATCCTGGGTCTATGACACACTCTGCATACTCTAAAGAAGAAATAGAAGCAGCAGGCTTTTCTGATGGATTAATTCGCTTATCTGTAGGGTTAGAAAATTATCAAGATATTATTGATGATTTGTTACATGGATTAAGTTTAATTAGAGCGTAA